The nucleotide sequence AAGTCATGAAGCCCAAGCTGCCTGACACCTTGATGGAACACATCCCTGGGAGGTGCTGAGATAATCAGCTCATCTGATGTGCTTTATTTTTGAGTCAGAGGTGTAAGATGTCCCTGCATGACATTCTCATCTAACACAGCTTCCTGAGCTGTGAgcatgtttggggttttttttccagctttgtcATCAATTAACAATTAGCAGAATTTTGTATGAGGAAGTTCTCATTTGTTCTTTCTGAGCTGCAGTAGCCACTCACGTCCTGAAACAGCCAGAGGGGGTTAAAGTTTATAACCTGGGTTTCATCAGAGGTATTTccttattgcctttttttttttttttttttttttttttctcttgcaacCAAGCAGgagcaacaaaaatatttttgataaataACTGTTATTAAACCTCACAGATAGGTTTGTAGTTCAGgatttttaacacattttagTTTTCAAAAAGGCATGGAAATAGATTGGCAGGAGCTTTGGAACTAAACTAAATGTCTGACAGAGTATAAAGTTGTTACAGAAGTGGTTATCAAGGAAGCAGGAAGACTCAGGAATATTTCACATGTAAGCTTAGACGTGGCATCTCTTGATTTGTTgctgaataaagaaaatagaggTGGGTGGGAGTGAGTTTATTCTTGCAATAATAAAACTTGTGGTCTTTAATCAGACCCTTGATCAAAGATGACAAACAGTGGTACAATGAGATTTTAATGAGACTGACTCCTACAAACTCCCTGGTGTATTTGGGGGTGCTTAGCATTGGGCAGTGTTTAGAAGAGGTCTTGAGGTCCTTGTGCTTTAACAATTCCTGTCTTGATTGCAGCTCCACTCCCAGTACATTCCCCTCAGAGAAGCACTAGGAATCATGCcttgctggaggctgcaggaccAAGCCATGTGGCCATCAATGCCATCTCTGCCAACATGGactccttctccagcagccgCACAGCTGCCCTCAAGAAGCAGCCAAGTCACATGGAAGCTGCTCACTTTGGAGACTTAGGTAAGGCTGTgataattgtttttattttattctgtgcatTCCTGGTGCACTCACCATGCACTCACTTGGTTTTCAGGTAAACAAATAGGTAATAAAAGTGTGGCTGCTGTTACATCTGTGTTAACCTGGAGGGTTTTGAAGGGAACAGATGATTCCTTTCCTTTGTCATTATGTTGGAATTGCTCTTCACACTGTTATTACAGGACATTTCTGTATCCAACCCCCACATCTGTGGGCACAATACGGACTCACTCCCTTTCGTGTTTTCCTTTAGGCAGATCGTGTCTGAACTACCAGGCTCAAGAGACCAAATCAAGCCTTTCCAAGACCCTTGAACAAGTCCTGCAGGACAGTGTAGCCCTCCCTTACTTCATCCAGTTCATGGAGCTGCGCAGGATGGAGCACTTGGTGAAATTCTGGTTAGAGGCCGAGAGCTTCCACTCCACCACCTGGTCCCGCATCCGCGCTCACAGCCTGAACACGGTGAAGCAGAGCTCCCTGGCAGAGCCAGTGTCTCCCTCCAAACAGCAGGAATTggcctcctctcctcctgctgggtggctggaggagaggctggagggcTCTGGGGTCCAGCCCCAGCCTGACAGAACTGCCAGCAGCCAGAACCATGTGGGGCTGCCGGGGCGGGGTGGCCGCGGGGCTCTGCCTCTGAGGAAAACAGACACAGGGACTCCCTCTCTTCCAGCTGATCAGCAAGAATCTTCCAAGCTTTCAGTATCAAATAGAAACAGCCCTTCCTCTGCACTAAAGGACTTGTCAGGAAAGCTCATGAAAAGTAAGTGCTGCGTGTTCCCTTTGGGTTGAAaaggtggggaatggggaatgttTTTGTACAGGGAGCTGCCTCAGTTCTCAGGTTCTCAGCAAGGCTGATGTGATGTTGCAAGGAAGGAAGTTTTGTGTATCACTGATGTTAACTTGCTGCTGGTCAGTTTGAGCTATGTATTGTTTgacttgtttaaaaataaaaaaagctgctgaagagACTTTAAAATCATTGTGTACTCAATGAGCTTAGGTTGCTTCTGTTCTTCCATGTGTCATCATAAGAAATTAAGTGAATATTGCCATGTCCAGTTCTTCCCTCaaccatcccatcccaccccaccttACAAGAATTGGAGAATGTTTGGATGGTGGGGCTGAGAATTAACTTGCCATGGAAGGTAAATATCCTGTATGACGTAAAATTATATAAGTAGTGGTCGCAGGAGACTTGTGGAGATTTCTGTGTGGAATGTACTGGTTTTGTTCTTGGATTTATTTGATAGAGTTCCTCCCCTTGTAACTGATTTGTTGTCATTTGGATTCCACCTCTTCAGAGGCTGCTTGAAGTAAGGATGAAATTACAATATTTCCTTTTGGTAGTGAGATACATGCACAGTTACATGTTTCTCTACTTTGCATCTACTCAGTCCTCCCTCATTTGTGCAAGTCTGCAGGCAAAAAGGAAACTTCTTTCTTCATATTGGTTCCTTTTGTTTGCCCAACTGTTTCCTCGTGTTGCATCcctttctcttgctgtttgTCTTTCTCATGTAGTTATTTATCATGTGCCCCCACAATACATACCTCAAGGAAAATGATGTTTTAGTCATCAAAGCACCTCTGCTTTCTGATGTctaaaaagaatttgaaaacaCAGGGTCCTTCTTGAGAAATCTGAAAAGCATTtgagtgtaattttttttttctcttccagagcaGAGTCCCAAGTCAGAAAAGATGATGTGTAAAGAACACAACTTGTTTGAGCCATCtcatttaaagattttttttttcctagtaattCCTATATAATGCAAATGATTTCTCTGTGATGAGAACTAAAAATTGGGAATTTCACTTGCCTGAAAGGTGTCGCTTCTGGGCCTGTGGTGTGCAGCTGAGGAAGTGGGTTCTGCCTTGTGTGGTGGTAGGGAAAATTTGGAGCTATattgttttattccttctgGGTCCGTGCTGTGTTTGTTGTGACCTGGCTGGAGATCACACAGTCCCTGCAGCTGGTCAGGAGCAGAATATGAATATCCTGCAGTGGAAACATCACTGAGAATTAGACACGTGCTTTTCTAAAGAGCAAATTTGTTACTCACTCATACCAAGGAATTCCAAGtttgattctgtgtttcttcccCACAGGTATAGAACGAGATGCAGTTAGTACTTTTACCAAATATATTTCTCCAGATGCTGCTAAACCAATCCCTATTACAGAAGCAATGAGAAATGACATAGTTGGTAAGAATGAATTAACTGCTTCCtcatttcagagctgctctgtccccatAAAAATGTGTCTCTAATACGTCACACACTtgtatttatctttatttttatgaattttaaagGCAGCTGTAAAAAGATAGATTACAAGTATTAGTGGATCTGaccttcagcagagctgtgactatcctcagaaaaacttttttgtttaaatgaggGAAAGAGATTTTGTTTAATTAAGGAAAGAATTCTTGGTGGTTATGGAGGGGATCCAGATATGAGTCTCAATCAAATACTTTAGCCATGTTATTACTGTCTGGCCAGCTTTGAAAGCTCTTTGCTCAGTCAGAACCAGCTGATTCTGGTGGATTTGAACTGCAATTTTTCATTAACTAGTCCTTGCTTGTGCCTTTCAGCTCCATCAGCCAAATCCATGTTAAAATTAACCTGGTCTTTCTTTGCAGCAAAGATCTGTGGGGAGGATGGCCAAGTGGATCCCAACTGCTTTGTTACAGCACAGTCCATAGTGTTCAGTGCAATGGAACAAGAGTGAGTTGATGCAGGGGTTTGGGTTCTTGTGTCTCTTGTCCTAAAGGttctgttaaaaatgtttatggAGACATAACCATAtcagcatttttctgtgctgtcttcTGTATTTGAAACTGCTCAGATCCCCTCCTCCAAATCCATTCTTGCTGAACTTGGCTGTTCACACTCTTGTcttctttatctctttcttGTGCCATTTACAGACCTGCCCTGtttcttgcttgttttgcttttatccAACCAAAAGTATCAGAGTTCTGGGCAAGAGCTAATTGGTTCTGAGGGTGCCTTGGGTGCTGCTGACCCTGATAACTGGTTGTCCCTGTCTCTGTGCAGGCACTTTAGTGAGTTTCTGCGGAGTCACCATTTCTGTAAATACCAGATCGAGGTGCTGACCAGTGGGACTGTGTATCTGGCTGACATTCTGTTCTGTGAGTCAGCCCTGTTCTACTTCTCTGAGGTGAGTGTCAacatttgggtttgcttttcgATCCCTTTCtagcagatgaaaaaaaaaaaatctgttcattcCTTGATGGCTTTTATccttagattggatattgggaaggaattgttccctgtgagggtggggaggccctggcacagggtgcccagagaagctgtggctgcccctgggtccctggaagtgtccaaggccaggttggatgaggcttggagcaacctgggacagtggaagttgtccctgcccatggcaggaggctGGAACTGGATCGTTTTTAAGGTCCCATTCCACCCAaacaattctgtaattctatgactctaaatacaataaaaaacccaaggtgtgttttttctgagggaaaatgCATTGAACTTTTTCATGCCCCAACACAGAACTCATTGAAACGTTCAGACCTGTCCATTGTGTTGTGGAATGAATATTTGTGGTTTCCTCTCCAATTAGTGAGTGCTTCTCAGAGTCTCTTTGCTTTGTAGAAGCTTTGACATTGTCGTTGTGATCTTCACATTGTAGTGACTGTAAAAGCCTCAAGTGTTATTACAGATAACAAACCAGAACCAGTGCTGTGTGGAGAGGGCACCTTTAGTGATGTGATAGGTTAAATAAAAGATTTCACAGTTGCAGGCTCCTGCACCTTTAAGGAATCAGCTCTTGACATACTTGTCCTGACAGTCTGACAAGCTGATATAGTTTGAAACTGCAGCTTGGGAAGTTGAGACAATGTGCTGAGCTCAGTGTAAGCTAAATGTAGCATAAAAATGGTATTTCCTGTCCTAGGATGAGACAAATAGTTTTTGGAAACTAAGTGTGAAAATaagtacagaaaagaaatgtcagaagttctctttttttctcctttttttttctctcccatcaAGCAGAATCTGTCTGAAAgagaaattcaaaatattttgtcttggTGACTATTTTGCATTTCCTATGTTTCTTGTtctaaatgggaaaaaaagtttaaaaaattattaaaagtttCTTGCTAAAACTTCTTTAATCTCCTCTTTTTCTGATTTCCCTTCCAGTACATGGAGAAGGAAGATGCAGTTAATGTATTGCAGTTCTGGTTGGCAGCAGATAACTTCCAGTCTCAGCTTGCTGCCAAAAAAGGCCAGTATGATGGGCAAGAAGCACAGAATGATGCCATGATTTTGTATGACAAGTGAGGGAGTTCAACAATCCTTTGTCTCTGTACTTGTGGTTTTGTGTTATGCTGTGCAAAAGGAACTTCTCTGCATTCTTGTGCTGTTCTGCTGAGGTGCTTTTATCCAGGTGGCTTTTGATGTGTTTGCACATGTGAACATTTCCAATTTTTTGATATACATGAGGAGAAATCCTTACAAGGATTCCATTCTTAGACATAATTCAGGATTTTCAGCGCCTGATTActtgagtttgtttgtttgggaaaTAACAAAGCTGATTGGTTGGCATTTGAAAATGGAAGATACATTTGAAAGTGGAAGatacattttgaaatgtatCTGCTAGTAGGTTTAAAATCTGCAATTTAAGCCTAATAGCACatacagcactgcagaaaaccTTGATGTTCAGATACTGTTATCCACATAAAGTAGGCTGTACAAACTGTTCTCACACATAATAAAAGCCAACTAGTGCTTGTTCTTAGTAttgtgaaatatttcctttttttaaggaagCAGTCAGATCCTTTTTAATGCTAGACTTTTAGGAGagaaactttcttcttttattttgtgcttcaCTCAGCAATATGACAGTTGGGAGACAGACAGCACAACTGCTTCCAGGAAATGTTGGTTCTTAAGTTTAAGTGTGAGGCTCTACCACAACTTGAGTTATTGCCCAGGGAGGAAATAATAATTGGAGAGGAAGCAAATGCTTCACTCAGAAGCTAAGTCAATCAATCATTCCCCCATCCCTAAACTCCATTTGCGAGGATATGAGCAGTAGAGGCAGTGCTGCTTTGGAGTTCTGGGAgtttcctgctccatccctgtttTCCATTCCCTGtttttgctctgtgtttcagGGCAGGGCTCTCAGAACCATTTCTGGGTGGTTGTGGGGGGATGTCTCACCTGTGGTCAGTGGGGGCCAGGTGTGTGCAGGTTTTTTGCAGTGTCTGGGGCACAGGTGGGCACCGAGCACCTGCAGAGGTTTGCAAATCCTGTTTGTGTTGTTTCCTTGCCCTGCCCCAGGTACTTCTCCCTGCAGGCCACTCATCCTCTGGGGTTTGATGACTCTGTGAGGCTGGAGATTGAATCCAACATCTGCAGGGAGGGGGGGCCTCTCCCCAACTGCTTCACCACTCCCTTAAGGCAGGCGTGGACAACCATGGAGACGGTGAGATCCTTCCTCAGAGCGGGGTTCACACTTAGTGAAGGTGATATGGAGGTTCCATAGTGTGCCCCTGGTTTGTCCTGTTCCTTTACTGACTTCCTGTTTACCTGGATAATAGAACAGGAAAATCTGCCAGACTATTTTCCCCAGTCTGATTTGAAGATGGCCCCCACTGGCTGCTATTAATGCTCTGTGAAATGTTTGTCTCGGGTGATTATTGCAGTTTAATGGAAGTAACAGAATTTCCTCCCATATGAATTGCTATCAACAGCTTATTTTATATCTTTAGaaaattttccttcctcctaGTAGGAGTTGTTTGCAAGTCTAATACAAGTGCTGTGGTTAATAATGTAACTCTGGGATATCCAGATACCAGAAATGAATTATTTGAttctggagctgcagagaatTGTGAACAGTGAAGCAGAATAACTGTAAAGCCTGTTGGGCTGTCAAGCTTAAGTTTCTAAAGGGGAATAAAAAACCCCTGAACTTCAGTTCCAGTTTCTGGGGGATTTGATTAATAGGCAGTTGGGTTTATTCATTTTACAGTGAGATTAAAACTTAAAGCATTGCAGTTACTAATCCTCAATAATTCCATCCATGGATGCTTTTACTTGTGTTCCATATACACAAGGACTGAAATGTTTGTGTGCTCTTCTCTAACCGTGCAGACCAGCCTTGATTAAAGAGgactttttctgtctctcaggtTTTCCTACCTGGTTTCTTGTCCAGCAACCTTTACTACAAATACTTGAATGACCTCATCCATTCAGTACGAGGAGATGAATTCCCAGGAGGGAACATTGCACTGAGTATTCATGGCCCTGGTAGCTCTCCTGACAGTGATTCCATTGGGAGCACGGATGGCTCTGCCTCCCAGGTACCAATTTGGGTTTTCTGTGTCAATATCCAAGTTTTTACCATGTAGGAAACACCATTCCACTTCCATTTAAAACCTGTGTTGTGTTAGGATGTGTTTAGTCTACCTGCAGCTCAGTTCTGTCAGAAGTGTCTCTGCTATTTGTTGTACCCAAAGCCTTGTGCTGCTGTTATTTCTTTACATCAGTGATGTCTTTATTAAGCTGCTACTATTACTGAAGACTTTCATTGTGCCATAGTATCTAAGAATGCTTGTTATTAGAAATAACATTATTTTGTCAATACCATAGTTACAACTTCAGGTGAAAATTGACACTTGTGAATATGCTatcaaatttaaatataaacatgtaagCTTTGTGTGCTCAGTTCTTCTAAAGTGCCACATCTTCTGTCCTGAAGagtaaattattttcaggaCTGTGAAGGCATCAATCTGCTCAAATACAGAGTAGATTCTGGCTAACCAGGGCAGCTTGGAAACTGCAtcccagctgagagcagaagaGCCAAGTGAGAGCTGCTTTTTTTGAACTCTGCAGGGCTACCCTGAGCTTCAAATCCAGTATCCACACCAATGTTAGTCATGTCCTGGCTTTCCAGCAACTTGGAAGCTGTACTACCTGCTCATACTATTTTTAAACCTCCTAATTTGCAAGGAGGGAATATTCCTCCCCTAGCTGTGAAGTGGGGAATAAAATCTGTGTTCTTGAAGCCTCCTGCTGCTTGATCCTCTGAGCAGGAGGAACTGCTGGTAATTGGCTGGGCAATTTAGGAAATGAGGtgctgctttctgtggtgtgcatTCCTGCTTGTCTGAATAGGAGAATCTCTGGGCCTATGCATATTTTTGCataaagagcagcaggaaaggagctgCCATTGGTGTTCCTGTTCCATGCTGAGGCAATAAAAGATCACTGTGTGTTGTGCCCTCCCTGCTGTTGCTCTGATgtttccttggcttttttttcatAATCTTATATAAATACTCCAGGCCAGAAGATAAATGTTTGTTCTCTGTGCATGGGGGAGGCATCTGTGTTTGGGAATTGCTTACcaagagcaggagagggatgtTCCAGACTCACAACAAATGATTTGCCAGCACACATGGATCTGTTGAGCTGATAATGCTCAGGCAGCAGCGTGTGCTGACCTGGGCTTTGTGTCTTTGGCTCTGTCCACAGAACTTTTATCATCCTCTGCTAAAAACAATGTCCTATGAGTTGAGAATTCAAGGCTGTGTAGATACACTAATTCTTTTATACTCTTGCTTAGAGACTTGATGGAGTTTTATCTGTGTTAAAAGCACTAAAATTGCAGTTTTGTTAAGAAGCTGGCAGTTGTCTGCATTGGGCACTAATACttagaatttttatttgtagtCCAATGTCAAAAAGGCTAATgttaaaatcctgaaaaattttGATGAAGCAATAATTGTAGATGCTGCAAGTCTGGATCCAGAATCTTTGTATCAACGAACATATGCAGGGTAAGGTTCATTTCAGTGTATTGTTTCCTTTCTGGTTACATGTTTcacttctgtttcatttttgctgtgtCCTCCTGCATGGAGAGCAAGCCTAAATGCAAGATCTTAGGCCATGTCTTAATATTTGACACTAAATTTATTTCAACAGTGTGATTTAACACCTGGTGAATGTTTCTTTGACCAAAATGGCagccaggaaaatatttccaattggtttttctcttcctcGTAGTTATTGTTCCTCTTTGATTCCAAAATATAGCCAAGTATATAGTCAGATATAGCTTTCCATAATGCCAAAGTTCTTTTGATCATCCACATGGTTCTTCACTCCTCTCCTCAGGAAGATGACATTTGGAAGAGTCAGTGACCTGGGGCAGTTCATCAGAGAATCTGAACCAGAGCCTGATGTCAAAAAATCAAAAggtttgctttgctctttctctccatttctGTAAACATTTGTAGAGCTGTTCTCTTCCCTGCTGGAGTTAGGATAGGCAAAGTGTTTGACTCTTTCCAGATCTGTTTTAAGCTGAATAGTGATGATGTGGGGGATTGGCCTGTACTGAGGCAAAACCCATCTCTGGCCCAGTTTCCtatccaaattctgcttttctggtcCAGCTGGACTCCAGGGAGCATGAGCAGCCTGTGGGAGTTGGAGCTGTTAATGGAACCTGGCAGGGATGGAAGTGtcagcagctgagctggtgaTCAAACCTTCAAAGCTTTGGTTTTGAGATGCAAAAGAACTGCAGCTCTCCATGTGCTTCCCACCCAGGCTGggacctgctgctggtgctgcttttcagctctgggaaaggctCAATATCCAAATGGCTCCAGGCAGTCCCTTGTCTTTCCTGCCACTGCTCCATGTCCTGAATGCCAGCAGAGCAAACCCTTCAGAAGAGTGACAGGAATCAGCTTTGTACCTCACTTTGCTTACATACCTTGCTTGCTGTTTTTATCTCAACCAGGGTCCATGTTTTCACAAGCAATGAAGAAATGGGTTCAAGGAAATACAGATGAGGTGTGTCCCATTTCATGTTCTTCTTGTGACTtcacacttcagaaaaataaagtattgaTGTTCTTAATCCTGGCTGTTATCTCTGAGCATCTTTTTGCTGCAGCAAGAACAGGGAGAGTCTGTGTGCTAAATATAATTTGATTGCATGTATGTGTGAAATTAGTTTGCTCTTTGCCAGTGCTTGCTGGTTGAAGTAATTAAGTGTGTGCTTGCAGTCAGGGTTTTTCTTATTGTGGTTTTATAGATCTATAGGTAGGGGTGGAAGTGCTGTTTGATTTTTATGGTGAAGTGACCACTGCACATGGATTCCAGGGtgcatttttccctctctgaggGGCTTGGACAAATCCCCAAGAGATAAATCTAAAATCTCCACTCTATTGGAAATTGCATCAAGGCTTAAGTACAATAACTGAAGTTAACACTGCTTAGAAGCCAGGTGCATTTCCATCGAGGGAGGATATGTTCATACAGGTCGTGGAGTTGTGAACATTACCCTGACTCCAAGGCTGGGCTGAGAgcactgtgtttttcttttaagaacCTGAAGCTATCTGTGTTTTGGGCTGTGTTTTGCAGGCTCAAGAAGAGATGGCTTGGAGAATAGCAAAGATGATTGTCAACGACGTCATGCAGCAGGCGCAGTGTGAGCAGCCTTTGGAGGTCACCAAGGTAGGGGGTGGAAAGGCTTCTGTCTTCATCTGgctccagccaggctgtgggaggagcagagctctcaCTTGCCTTCCTCCTGTGCCTGAAACCCACGCTGGTAAATGTTCAAACCAGCAGAGCATGAGAGGAGGAAACAAAGGTTGGAAGTGTTTCGGCCTACGTGTGACGCAGGAATTTCTTAACAGATGCCTGTGGTGGTTCTCCTGTGCAGGCATTAAACTTAGTTGGAGTCTACAAACTGCCTAATTAGTGAAAAGGGTGATCTGTGCTGCAGGATGAAGTGTAATCCCTTACTTGAGCTCACATTTGCTGTGTCCTCTTAGTCAGTAGTGGTATTTCTGCTTGAAGTGTCAGTAAAACTCAACAGCCGTGAATTTGTCACTTTGGGTGCACTCACTTGCACAATTCTGTCTCCAGACTTTAAAAAGACACAGTAACCCTGTCCATAGGTTTGTGTATTGTTGCTTAGTGTCTGTGTTGTTGTACAGCCCATGCATTCTCTGtctaaaaaaccccagttttgAGGTAGCAGATGGATTTTGTGAAATATTGGTGACAGCAGGTTACCAAGTTAATTCTGGTACTTCTGACTTTCAGGTATGTGAGTTTCTAAAAATTAACTTGCATTATGTTCAGTTATTGAAGGTAAACATGTGCCAAAGCCCATTTACTTGATCCAAATGGGTGGATCCATAGTTTCACTGTGtgagtgttttctttctaataGAGCAGTAACATTTAAGTGACTTGTATAATGATTTTGCTTAATAGCTTGGCTGCAAATGATACAATTCCAGTCTGCCTGGATGAAAAGGTCACTCAGCACAGTATTTAGAAATCTCAAATggctgcagatgttctggattCAATTAAGCAAGTAGTCAAAAGGTTGAGTGTGTTTGGAttaggtttggggcttttttctcctccaaactCAAAACAAACCTGGCGTCAAcacttttaaacacaaaatgtcTTTCTATTGAACAATTACCTTGCATGTTTTTAGGGTAAAATGaactgtttttcccttttccagctaTGATTTTAGAAACTGCAGGACAGGAAATCTGGTTTTCCACTTTGAGAAGGAGTGAACTTTCCCTATTGGTGGATTCTTTAACACAgccaataaaaacaaagcactgTTACTCCAACCGCCGGAATCTCCCTCATTTCtaaggaagaatgaaaaagaagcaATCCTGGACCTCCAGTGTAGAGAGTGAAGAAACCACTTTTCCCTGGCATATGTGGCATTCACAGTAATGATGGCTCTGAGATGAAGATGCAGTTTACAAATGTGTCACTGAGAAACTGTGATCGACTTCACAAGTACTTGACCCTGTCTCAAAAAAAGGACTTTCAAGCAAAATATCTGGAATGGGACACATAGGCCACAACAGAGGGGAAGGTTTTGCTGTAGTTTCTAGTTCTACTGCTTGTAATTTGTAAACACAGAATTGGAAGGGCTGTGGGGCGAATCCATTGGCAGTGAATGGCCTGGAAAGTTCTAAGTTTAATTTTCCGTTACTTGAAATAGATGCGTATTCAACTGTAagataaatgtattttacttCATAACTGCATTAACTTTGAAGGCAGTGTAGAAGGGTCAGGAACTCGTCCTTGTCGAGCTCCtacacctgcacacacacaaacacctcCCCTGCTTCCACCATGGAGCAGATCCAAGGCtggtcctgcagcccctctgctcccacctTCCGAGCAGCTTGGACCCTGCAGGCTGCTCCACTTCCTGTCCCCACCATcccacaaaaaaggaaaaaagaaattgctgccATTCTCCACCGCTTGTTGTCCTCCACCCATCTAATTCCAGATGTTTGGTTTACAAAGAAAAACGATTTTTAATGACCTCTGGCCTTCCTCCTCACACTGTCAACACTTACCATGTTACACAGcacctctcttttttcccccagcaaaTCGATTTTGCAGGGTAGCAGAAGTACTCAGTGTCTCACTGTTACGTTACTGCTGCAGTTTTAGTATACGACACTTTtattttgggtcttttttttttttttaactctaatgattgcttttttcctcagactTGTGCAAAGAAATCACTATGCGAAGAGCTGAAATCATTTCCAATGTTCAGAATATCTTGATTGACTAGAAAGTGTTATTCTGTTGCAATATTTGATTGTATAGAGACACACTGTATTgttatgaaaaagcaaaaaaggctGTGTATAGGTTTTTGGTACTATGTACCACCTCTTATTTCTCTCATACCCAAGCATTCATGTACTTAAAACATACTATATTTAAttgtgttttgatttaaaatatataaatattaaaatttgtgTTGATTTGCTGTTTTCATGGGGTATGAAGTtgcatgggatttttttaatgtgagttTTGGGGTAATTTTGCCCACATTTCTTAATGGATTATGTTAATGGCAGTGTGGTGAATAAGATTAATTCTTATTAAATAGTAAATAAGGTGTTCTGTCACAGGACGTGGCAGAAGTTGGGCTGGGAAAGGTGTAAAGGGGCAGGAGTTGGTCCTGAAGTATTGAACCACACTAAACTAGCCTATTTTAGTGCACCCCTACCTCAGTTTCCACCCTGGGCAGGATCTCGACTAATCCTGGGCGTGTTCAGGAATTACAGGTCCCAGATTTGGATATGGATATTGCTCAGGGCTGCGTTTCTTTAACCTGTGGGCCGGCTGCAGTGTGCGAGGTTCGGCCTTATCC is from Sylvia atricapilla isolate bSylAtr1 chromosome 20, bSylAtr1.pri, whole genome shotgun sequence and encodes:
- the AKAP10 gene encoding A-kinase anchor protein 10, mitochondrial isoform X2, giving the protein MSFFRRKGRGAAGGRPPGSSPARLPGPGPVPPGIASGPREDARALRSGLPANDAPLPVHSPQRSTRNHALLEAAGPSHVAINAISANMDSFSSSRTAALKKQPSHMEAAHFGDLGRSCLNYQAQETKSSLSKTLEQVLQDSVALPYFIQFMELRRMEHLVKFWLEAESFHSTTWSRIRAHSLNTVKQSSLAEPVSPSKQQELASSPPAGWLEERLEGSGVQPQPDRTASSQNHVGLPGRGGRGALPLRKTDTGTPSLPADQQESSKLSVSNRNSPSSALKDLSGKLMKSIERDAVSTFTKYISPDAAKPIPITEAMRNDIVAKICGEDGQVDPNCFVTAQSIVFSAMEQEHFSEFLRSHHFCKYQIEVLTSGTVYLADILFCESALFYFSEYMEKEDAVNVLQFWLAADNFQSQLAAKKGQYDGQEAQNDAMILYDKYFSLQATHPLGFDDSVRLEIESNICREGGPLPNCFTTPLRQAWTTMETVFLPGFLSSNLYYKYLNDLIHSVRGDEFPGGNIALSIHGPGSSPDSDSIGSTDGSASQSNVKKANVKILKNFDEAIIVDAASLDPESLYQRTYAGKMTFGRVSDLGQFIRESEPEPDVKKSKGSMFSQAMKKWVQGNTDEAQEEMAWRIAKMIVNDVMQQAQCEQPLEVTKL
- the AKAP10 gene encoding A-kinase anchor protein 10, mitochondrial isoform X1, with product MSFFRRKGRGAAGGRPPGSSPARLPGPGPVPPGIASGPREDARALRSGLPANDVKGKEQEKTTDVKAIKTPLPVHSPQRSTRNHALLEAAGPSHVAINAISANMDSFSSSRTAALKKQPSHMEAAHFGDLGRSCLNYQAQETKSSLSKTLEQVLQDSVALPYFIQFMELRRMEHLVKFWLEAESFHSTTWSRIRAHSLNTVKQSSLAEPVSPSKQQELASSPPAGWLEERLEGSGVQPQPDRTASSQNHVGLPGRGGRGALPLRKTDTGTPSLPADQQESSKLSVSNRNSPSSALKDLSGKLMKSIERDAVSTFTKYISPDAAKPIPITEAMRNDIVAKICGEDGQVDPNCFVTAQSIVFSAMEQEHFSEFLRSHHFCKYQIEVLTSGTVYLADILFCESALFYFSEYMEKEDAVNVLQFWLAADNFQSQLAAKKGQYDGQEAQNDAMILYDKYFSLQATHPLGFDDSVRLEIESNICREGGPLPNCFTTPLRQAWTTMETVFLPGFLSSNLYYKYLNDLIHSVRGDEFPGGNIALSIHGPGSSPDSDSIGSTDGSASQSNVKKANVKILKNFDEAIIVDAASLDPESLYQRTYAGKMTFGRVSDLGQFIRESEPEPDVKKSKGSMFSQAMKKWVQGNTDEAQEEMAWRIAKMIVNDVMQQAQCEQPLEVTKL